The Kitasatospora albolonga nucleotide sequence CCGGTGATGAAGTCACGCTCATGCGCCCTGCACCGCCTTGCCGTCCGCGCCCGTCGCACCGCGCGTGAAGCGGGGGTGGATCAGACCGACACAGCTGTACGGGAGGCCGTCGACCTCCTCGACCGGGACGCCGCGCTGCTCGGCCAGCAGCCGGATGTGCGTCAGGTCCGCGCCCGCGCCGCGCTTGGCGAGGATCTTCCAGGGGACCCGGCGCAGCAGGACCCGGGTGGTCTCGCCGACGCCCGGCTTGACCAGGTTGACGTCGTGGATGCCGTACTCCTCGCTGATCCGCTCGACGGCCGCCCAGCCCTCCCAGGTCGGGGCCCGGTCGGCGGCGAGCAGCTCCTTGGCCGCCGCGTCGACTTCGTCCGCCACCTCGTCGAAGCGCGCGGCAACGGTGTCGAGGAAGTGGCCCGAGACGTCGGACTCCGCCAGCTCCCGGTAGAACTTCCCGCCGTGGAAGTCGTCGGGCCCGACCAGGTCGGCGCGGAGCACCGTACGGGAGATGAGGCCGGAGACCGTGGAGTTGAGGCAGGCCGAGGGGATCAGGAAGTCCTCGCGGGTGCCGTACGTACGGACGCAGCCGCCCGGGTCCGCGAGCACCGCGATCTCCGGGTCGAAGCCGGTGATTCCGCTCGACGCCTCGAACGCGCTGATCGCCGCCGCCAGTTCGCGGGTGATCGCGCCCTTCCCCGTCCAGCCGTCGACAAACACCACGTCGGCCGGGTCGTGGTGCGCGGCCAGCCAGCGCAGGGCGGTGGCGTCGATGCCCCGGCCCCGGACGATGGAGATCGCGTAGTGCGGCAGGTCCAGGCCGTGCCGGTGGCGGGCCCAGTGGCGCATCAGGACCCCGACGGGCGTTCCGGCGCGGGCGAGCGAGACGAGGACCGGGCGCGGGCCGCGTTCGGCGAGGACCGTCTCGGTGACGGTGCCCACCGCGCGGGCCATGCGCGCGGCGGAGGCGTCCAGGGCGGCGGTGAACAGGGCCTGGTACTCGGCGCTCGGCTGGTACTCGACGGGCAGCGACTCGGCGTAGTGCGCGCCGCCGCTCTGGATCGCCTCCTCGCGCTCCTCGGTGGGCGCCTCCAGCTCGGTGTCCGAGAGGTCCTGGAGCAGCCAGCCGACGTCCTCCGGCGCGTAACTGGAGAAGTCGGGGCCTCGGAGGGGCTCGGGCAGCACGGCGGGCTCCTGAACAGATGGGGGGGTGTACGAGGGGACCACCGCGAGAAGCACCTGGCCGGTGTGGGCCGCCAGGCGGGCGGGCAGTCCGTCGGGGGCGTGCAGTCCGGGGGTGTCGGCGGTGGAGTCGACGACGGCGACCACCGCGTCGAAGCCCGCTCCGGCCACGTTGTACGCGTACCGGTCGCCGGGGCCGTCCGCCGGGTCGTCGTGGGCCGGGAAGACGAGGCGGGTGCGTATCGCGTAGCCGGGGTCGTCGACGGCGAGGACGGGTGAGCGGGTGGTGGTGGAGTACCGGACCTCTGCGTCCGCCCCCAGCAGCGCTTCCAGGGCGGTGCCCAGGCGCAGCGGCGCGTACATCAGCTCCTCGAAGCCGAGGACGAGCACCCGGCGGGCGCCACTGTCCAGCGCGGCGGCGATCCGCTCCGCCATCCCCGGGAGCGCCGCTTCGAGCGCCGCCCGGTGTGCCGGGGTGAAGCCGTGCCGGCCGCCGTCGGGGACGCCCGCGGGCCAGCCGAGGTCGACGCGGGTGACGGGGGCGGGGCCCTCCGGGGCCTCCCCGGACCGGCCCGTAGCGACTCCCGCACCGGCTCCCCCGGCCCGGGTCTCCATCCGGGTCCCCGCCCGGGCACCCGTCTGCTGCGCCTCCTGCTCCTTCTCCTGCGCCGCGACCAGCGCCCGGCCGCGTTCCAGTACGCCGTCCGGCAGCGACACCGTTCCGGCGGCGCGGGTCACCAGGTCGACGCGGGCGCCGATCTCGGCGGCGAAGGCGGTCAGCCGGTCGCGGTCCCCCGCCGAGCGCATGTCGACCAGGGCGACGATCACGTACCGCTCGCGCGGGTGCAGCGCGTGCAGGGCACGGATGGTGTTCAGGACCGTGTTGCCGGTGGAGAACTCGTCGTCGACCAGCACCAGGGCGGAGGCGCCCCCCGCGAACAGCTCGGGGTCCTCCGGCAGCAGCAGGTGCGAGGTGGCGTGCGAGTGGGACTCCTCGAAGCCGCCCGCCGGGGCGACGCCCGCGACCGGGCGCCGGGTGGAATGGAGGTACGGGGCGTCCCGCAGGCCGTCCGCGACGGCGTGGCCGAGGCCGGTGGCCGTTTCCGCGTACCCGAGGACGACCGCGCGGCGGGCCTCCTCATCGCCGAGGAGGGCCCGTACGCGCTCGCCGAGCCCGTACCCGGCCCCGTACACGACCGAGGGCTTCTGGGGTACGTGTTTGCCCAGCACGTTGGAGACCAGCAGGTGGGCCCGCTTGGGGTTGCGGCGCAGGGCGAGGCCCAGCAGCCCCTGGAGCTCCCCGTCGCCCTCCAGGGCCACGCCCAGCCGCTCGGCCACCCAGTCGCCCGACCACACCACGTCCACGGCCTCTTCTCTCCTCGCGCGCTCGCTCATCGACGCGCGCTCACTTCGCCAGTCCGGCGGCCAGCAGGTCGACGAAGCCGACGTCCTCGCCCGCCACCCCGAAGACCTCGGCCCGCTGGAGCGTGCGTTCGGCCCAGGCCCGGTGGGGCTTCACTTCGTTCATCTTGTTCGTATACGCGGAGCGCAGCACTCCGCCGCCCCCGCGCTCCGGCCGCAGGATGTCCTGCGCGTCGGTGAACTCCTCGTGGCTGACCACGGACAGTGCGTGGACGGGTGCCACGTGCGACGGGTGGATGCAGGTCTTGCCGAGCAGTCCGTTGGCCCGGTCGAGCTCGATCTCCCGCAGCAGGCCGTCGAGGTCGTGCTCGATGAGTGCCGTACGCAGCTCCTCGGCGCTGCCCTCCAGGAAGGGGCTGCGGCGCAGCTGGGGCTTGAACATGCGCTCCTGGCGGCGGAAGTACTCCCAGACCGGCCCGGTGATCGTGAAGCCGGTGCCGTCCGCCCGGCCCAGCACGTTGACCACGTCGGCGATGACGGAGCCGACGATCTGGACGTCGTACGCCGTCATGTCGGGTGCACGGCGCAGTCCGTATGCCGAGCAGAAGTCGGTGACGCCGAGCCGCAGGGCCAGGACCCGGTCCCGGTACTTGTCGACGGAGCGCGCGATTCCCTGGAGGACCTCGCCGCGCGTCTCCAGGTGGAGCAGCTCGGGCGATTCGAGGACGGGCATGGCGAACAGCCGCCGCCCGCAGGCCGCTTCGGCTTCCGCCAGGGCTTCCAGGAAGAGGGTTCCGCGCTCCTCGGTGAATTTGGGAAGTACAAAACCGGACAATGTCCGGACCGAGGGGCCGAGCCGCCGCACCAGGTCAGTGATCTGGCCCGGCTCGCGGACCCGGACGAAGAGCAGCGGCAGTCCGGCGCCCGTCGCGTCCCGCGCCGCGAGCTCCGTGAACTGCCGGACCAGGTTGGCCTCGGCCCCGACGACCTCGGCGTCGTCGATCGAGTCCTCCAGGCACAGGACCATGGAGACGACTCCGCGCCCGGCCTGCTTCATCACGTCGTCGGCCAGGGTGGGCCGGGTGGCCGGGGAGTAGAGCGTGGCACCCAGGGCGACGGAGAGCAGGCTCGCGGGCGAGTCGGCGCTGAACTCGCACGGCTCGCGGAAGAACAGCCCCTCTCGGGCAGCGGGCGATATGTACCCGAAGTGACGCATGAGATTCCCCCGACCTGCCTGGCCTGCCGAACAACGCATGGCCGGTAATAGTACGTACGGACGAGTGTCAACAGTTCCCGATGTACATGAATTTCCGGTTGCCCAGCCTTCGCCCGGCCTCTCCTCGCGGTACCGTTCGGTCTTCCTTCCACCCTCGCTCCGATACCCGTTCGACCCCCGCTCCGATCCTCTTCCGCCCGGCACCGGCACCTCGGGACCCGGCCGTTGCGGCCCCCGCGTTGTCCGCACGTGCCGCCAGCAGGCAGGATGACGCCCATGACGCACACGATGCTGAAGGGCTCGAACGTCCAGGTCGACGCCACGGCCGTACGGGCCGTGCTGCGCTGGACACCGGGCGCCGACGTCCCCGACGTGGACGCCTCCGCCCTGCTCCTCGGCGCGTCGGGTCGTGTGCGGTCCGACGAGGACTTCGTCTTCTACAACCAGCCGCGCCACCCCTCCGGCCTGGTCCGGCGGCTGCCGAAGCGCAGTGTCGCCGAGGGGCTCACGGACACGATCGAGGCGGATCTGGGCGGGCTCGACGCCTCGGTGGACCAGGTGGTCATCGCCGCCTCGTCCGACGGTGCCGCCTTCGCGAGCGTGCCGGACCTGCGGATACTCATCTTCGACGCGGCATCCGCCGACGGGGAGCCACTGGCGCTCTTCGATGTGCGGCCGGAGACCGGGGAAGAGACCGCGATCATCTGCGGGGAGCTCTACCGGCGCGGCGAGGGGTGGAAGTTCCGGGCGGTCGGCCAGGGCTATCCGACCGGGCTGATCGGGCTGGCCACCGCCTTCGGGATCTCCGTCGACGACTCGGAGACCGGGGACGGGGCGGCCGAACCGGCTCCCGCGCCCGCTCAGCAGGCGCCCGGTGCCCCGCACACGGCCCCCGCCCCGACGCCCGACTCCCAGGCCACGGTCCAGCACCGGCAGCCCGCCTACGGCTATCCGCCGCCCGTCGCACCGCCTGCCGTACCCCCCGTCGCACCGCCCGCCGCGCCTCCGGTGCCCGCGCCGCCGCCCGCCGCCCCGCAACCGGCGTACGGCTACCCGCAGGGGGCGGGCGCGCCGCCCGCGTACGGCTATCCGCAGCCCGCGGCAGCCGCCGCGCACGCACCCGACCCGCATTTCGTCCTGCCTCCGCAAGGTCCGCAGTTCATCCGCTCCTGATCCCGGCAGACCGGTCGGTCCCGCTCCGCGTGCGGACCGGGGAGCGGCGGGGCGCTCAGGTGCGTGACTTGTAGCCGCGCCCCCACTGCATGCCGTAGCCGTAGAGTCGGTCCAGCTCGGACTGGAAGCCGTAGACGAACTTCACCTCGCGCCGCACGATCAGTTCGCCCTTGACGTTCTCCATGGTGAACACCGCGCAGGAACGGGCCTGCGGCGCGCGTTCGTCCAGTTCGATCTCGATCCGGGGGCCGTTGCCCGGGTAGAGCGTGATCTTGGCGTGCGTACGGTCGAACGCGGGTGTCCGGTCGTAGATGTAGACGAAGAACAGCAGCCGCTTGAACTGGTCGCGCTGATCGAGATTGACGTAGACCGTCTCCCCGGAGGGGGCTCCGAAGCGGTCGTCGCCGCTGAGCCGGATGTAGGGCGGGCTGTTCAGGTCGCCGAGCAGGTTGCCCAGGGGCTGCACGACCCCCTTGGTGCCGTCCGTCAGCTCGTACATGCAGCCGAGGTCCAGGTCGACGTTGACGACGCCCTGGGTGTGTGCCTGGACCACCTCGGGCTGGAAGAGCTGGAGGGGGCGCCGCAGCCGGCCGCTCTGGCGCGAGCGGCCCTCGATGTCCGAGGTGCGCATCCGCCAGGACAGGTTGACCCTCAGGTTGCCCGAGAGGGCACCCTGCTTGCTGAGGGAGACCGTGGCGTTGCGTTTCGAGAGCACGACGGCGCTCGATGTGCCGTTGCCCGAGTCGAACTGTGCCGCGCGCGCCGGCCACAGGCCGTCGAAGAACCCCATCCCAACCCCCACCTGTTCTCTCGCCCTGTCGCCTGCTGCGGCGCCTTGTCGCCTGCTGTCCGCCGGTCCCGTACATCGCTGCGGGGCGGCCACCGGGCCGGGTCCGGGTGGTCCCGGAGAGCCGTCGCCGTGTGGGCCGCCCCGCAGAGAGAGCGTTCCTCAATCCCTACCGGGTCACACCCCGGAGTGGACGTGGGCCTTGGAACCCGCGCCTCCGCCTGCGTCCCCGCGGCCGCCGCCCGCCGCCGCGATGGCCTTGTTGCGGCGGAGCGAGGACCAGAAGGAGAGGCCGATGAGGACGACGCCGATCAGGCCGGTGATGATCTCGTTGATCTCGTACCGGATGGTGACCAGCAGGATGACGGAGAGCGCGCCGATCGCGTAGTGCGCGCCGTGCTCCAGGTAGACGTAGTCGTCCAGCGTGCCCTGGCGGACCAGGTAGACGGTGAGCGAACGGACGTACATGGCGCCGATACCGAGGCCGAGGGCCATCAGCACGATCTCGTTGGTGATGGCGAAGGCCCCGATGACGCCGTCGAAGGAGAAGGAGGCGTCCAGGACTTCCAGGTAGAGGAAGAGGAAGAACGCGGCCTTTCCGGCGAGGGCGACCCCGGTGACGGGCTTGCCCGCCTTCCTGGCCTTCTCCTCGGCCTCGTGCTCGCGCTCCTCCTCCTCTTCGAGCTTGCCCTCGAAGTAGCTGGAGAGCCCGCCCACGACGAGGTAGGTGATCAGGCCCGCGACACCCGAGAGCAGGACGGTCGACGTCTTGTCCACGTGCCCGCCGCCGTGCTGGTGGGCCTGGGTCGCGAAGGTCATCGCGCTGACCAGCAGCACGATCAGCGCGACGCAGACCGACAGCATGTCGACCTTGCCGAGCTTGGCGAGCGGACGCTCGATCCAGCGGAGCCACTGGATGTCACGGTCCTCGAAAATGAAGTCCAGGAAGATCATCAACAGGAACATGCCACCGAAGGCGGCGATCGCCGGGTGGGCGTCCGTGACCAGTTCCTTGTACCTGTCGGGGTCGTTGAAGGAGAGGTCGATGGCCTCGATCGGGCCGAGCTGCGCGCTCACGGCCACGATCACGACGGGGAACACCAGCCGCATACCGAAGACGGCGATGAGAATGCCGATGGTGAGGAAGATCTTCTGCCAGAAGGCATTCATCTTCTTCAGGATTCCGGCGTTGATCACCGCGTTGTCGAAGGAGAGCGAGATCTCCAGGATCGTCAGGATCGCGACGATGCCGAAAGCCTGCCACCCCCCGTAGAAGAAGGCTGCGACCAGGCCGAGCGCGGTCACCGCGAACGACCAGCCGAAGGTTTTCAGAACCACTGGTACCTCATCGTGTTGGGTAAGGGTCTCCCCTGGTGCGACCGGGGTTCCCCCGCGCCATGCGTGGCGTTATGAAACGTTCGCGCCGTGCGTGGCGTTATGAAACGTTGACGCCGAAGTCTAGAGCGATGCCGCGCAGCCCCGACGCGTACCCCTGGCCGACCGCACGGAATTTCCACTCGCCCTGGTAGCGGTAGAGCTCGCCGAAGATCATGGCGGTCTCCGTGGAGGCGTCCTCGCTGAGGTCGTACCGCGCCAGCTCCTGGCCGTCCGCCTGGTTCACCACGCGGATGAAGGCGTTGCTCACCTGGCCGAACGCCTGGCCCCGGTTGTCGGCGTCATGGATGGAGACCGGAAAGACGATCTTGTCGCAGTGTGCGGGGACCTGGTCGAGCCGGACGATGACCGACTCGTCGTCGCCGTCGCCCTCACCCGTCAGGTTGTCACCGGTGTGCTCGACGGAACCGTCGGGGCTGGTGAGGTTGTTGTAGAAGACGAACCACTCGTCACCGAGCACCCGGCCCGACTGGCACAGCAGCGCGCTGGCGTCGAGGTCGAAATCGGCTCCGGTGGTGGAGCGTGCGTCCCAGCCGAGCCCGACCAGCACCTGGGTGAGGTTGGGTGCGACCTTGGAGAGGGAGACATTGCCTCCCTTGGCGAGCGTGACGCCCATGTGTGTCCTCCCCGAGTCGTGGAAACGCGGACGGGCGCTTTCGGGCGCCCGTGCTCGGGCGTCGAAAGCGCCCGGTTGAGCGCGTCCGGCGCCGCAGCAGGTGCGACGCCGGACGGGGTGGTGCGTGAGCGCTGTGCGCCCGGTACTGCTCGGTGCTGCCGGAGTGAGCGCCGTCCTCAGACGTTGACGCCGAAGTCCTGCGCGATGCCGCGCAGGCCCGAGGCGTAGCCCTGGCCGATGGCGCGGAACTTCCACTCGGCACCGTTGCGGTAGAGCTCGCCGAAGACCATCGCGGTCTCCGTCGAGGCGTCCTCGCTCAGGTCGTAGCGGGCGAGCTCGGTGTTGTCGGCCTGGTTCACCACGCGGATGTACGCGTTGCGGACCTGGCCGAAGCTCTGCTGGCGGCTCTCGGCCTCGTAGATCGAGACCGGGAAGACGATCTTGTCGACGTCGGCCGGGACACCGGCGAGGTTCACCTTGATGACCTCGTCGTCGCCCTCGCCCTCACCGGTGAGGTTGTCACCGGTGTGCTCGACGGAGCCGTCGGGGCTCTTGAGGTTGTTGAAGAAGACGAAATTGCCGTCGGCCGCGACCTTGCCCTCGGCGTTCGCCAGCAGCGCACTGGCGTCGAGGTCGAAGTCACCACCGGTGGTGGTGCGGGCGTCCCAGCCCAGACCGACGATGACCGCGGTCAGGTTGGGCGCGGCCTTGGTCAGCGAGACGTTGCCGCCCTTGCTGAGGCTGACTCCCACGAGTCCTCCAGATAGTTTCTCAGGGGCCGGCAGACACCAGCGTCCCCGTCGTTCGTTGGCATCGGATCAACGATTGGATACTAGTGACCGGTTCCCGGCCAAAACAGGCTTTTGGCCGGGGGTCGCCAGAAGATCGGCTCAGAGCGCTTCGAGCGCCTTGACGTAGTCGTTCAGGTCACGCGCGTCCGGCAGGCCGTTGACGACGCTCCAGCGGACGGTGCCCGCCTTGTCGATGATGAAGGTGCCGCGCACCGCGCAGCCCTTGTCCTCGTCGAAGACGCCGTAGGCCCGCGAGGTCTCGCCGTGCGGCCAGAAGTCGGAGAGCAGCGGGTACTCCAGGCCCTCCTGCTCGGCGAAGACGCGCAGGGTGTGGATGGAGTCGTTGGAGACGGCGAGCAGCTGGGTGTCGTCGTTCTCGAAACGCGGCAGCTCGTCGCGGAGCGCGCACAGCTCGCCCGTGCAGACCCCGGTGAAGGCGAACGGGTAGAAGAGCAGGACCACGTTCTTCTCGCCGCGGAACTGCGAGAGCTTCACGGTCCGGCCGTGGTTGTCCTTGAGCTCAAAGTCCGGGGCCTCGGTGCCGACCTCGATCGCCATGGAACGCGTATCCCTTCGCCGTTTCCCTCTTCCCGGACTCCATCGGTCCGTCCGGGTTCCCGGAGCCCATCCGTCCATCCGGGTGACGCTCCCACCCTACGCACGGCCGGTGGGAGCGCGTACGAAGGCCCCCGGCAGCGCCTGAGCGCCGTCCGGGGGCCCCGGTGGGTCCTGCGAGTGGTTCAGCGCTTGGCCTTGGCCGCCCTGGGGGTGACCAGGCGGCTGCCCGACCAGTCCTTGCCCACGCTGATGCTCTTGGTCTGGGCGAGACCGGCCGTCTGGGCGGCCTCGTTGATGTCGCTCGGCTCGACGTATCCGTCACGGCCGGTCTTCGGCGTCATCAGCCAGACCGTACCGCCGTCCTCGAGCAGACCGATGGCATCCACCAGCGCGTCCGTAAGGTCGCCGTCCTCGTCGCGGAACCAGAGCAGGACGACGTCTGCGACATCGTCGTACTCCTCGTCGACGAGTTCCTGGCCGGTAGTGGCCTCAATGCCCTCACGGAGCTCCAGCTCGACGTCTTCGTCGTAGCCGATCTCCTGGACCACCTGTCCGGGCTCGAACCCCAGGCGTGCTGCCGGGTTGGTCCGCTCCTCCGCGTGGTCCGCGGTCGCGCTCACGGGATGCCTCCTGATCATGTCTTCGGAAAATGCTGCCACGCGCGTGCGCGGGGCGTAGGCCGTAGTCCACACGGGCCCGGCGAATCGCGCAAGTACCCGGCGGCCGAGACCGCCTAAACGGTGACGTTCCCTGCCACGTCACCGCAAGTTCCGGCATGTCTCGCCGGGACCTGGGGCTGCCCCTCCGGGGCTCCGCGAGGTCGCCCCGTCCGTTTACGTCCTTCCTCAGCTTATGCCGTTTCGCTCCGCCAATCGGAGCCGAACAGCCTTTGGGAACACTTGGACGCCTTGGGCGTAAGGTTGCGGTTTGCCCGTACCCAGCCGTGCACTGCCCATACTCGTGCCCCGCAGAAGAAATTTCGGAACCTCGGGGTTACCCCACGGTAGAGATGACGTCCGGGGCTTCGCGGTAGCACGATGGAGGCGGCGCGCACACAGTTGTCCCGGGGGTACGTTCCCGTAACAAGACCCCGCAGAGCACCACCGAACAGCGAAGGAACAGTGTGGCTTCCGGATCCGATCGCAACCCGATCATCATTGGCGGCCTTCCGAGCCAGGTCCCGGATTTCGATCCCGAGGAGACCCGGGAATGGCTCGACTCCCTCGACGCCGCCGTCGACGAGCGAGGCCGTGAGCGGGCCCGCTACCTGATGCTCCGCCTCATCGAGCGCGCGCGTGAGAAGCGTGTCGCCGTGCCGGAGATGCGCAGCACGGACTACGTGAACACGATCGCCACGAAGGACGAGCCGTTCTTCCCCGGCGACGAGGAGATCGAGCGCAAGGTCCTCAACGCGACCCGCTGGAACGCGGCCGTGATGGTCTCGCGGGCGCAGCGCCCCGGGATCGGTGTCGGCGGCCACATCGCCACCTTCGCCTCCTCCGCCTCGCTCTACGACGTGGGCTTCAACCACTTCTTCCGGGGCAAGGACCAGGGCGACGGCGGCGACCAGATCTTCTTCCAGGGACACGCGTCCCCGGGGATCTACGCCCGCGCGTTCCTGCTGGACCGGCTGAGCGAGGCCCAGCTCGACGCCTTCCGCCAGGAGAAGTCGAAGGCGCCGAACGGGCTGTCCAGCTACCCGCACCCGCGGCTGATGCCGGACTTCTGGGAGTTCCCGACGGTCTCGATGGGCCTCGGCCCGCTCGGCGCGATCTACCAGGCGCGGATGAACCGTTACATGGAGGCGCGCGGTATCGCCGACACCTCCAAGTCGCACGTCTGGGCCTATCTGGGCGACGGCGAGATGGACGAGCCCGAGTCGCTGGGCCAGCTGTCCATCGCCGCCCGTGAGGGCCTGGACAACCTGACCTTCGTCGTCAACTGCAACCTCCAGCGGCTCGACGGCCCGGTGCGCGGCAACGGCAAGATCATCCAGGAGCTGGAGTCGCAGTTCCGGGGCGCCGGCTGGAACGTCATCAAGCTGGTCTGGGACCGTTCCTGGGACCCGCTGCTGGCGCAGGACCGCACGGGCATCCTGGTCAACAAGCTGAACACCACGCCGGACGGGCAGTTCCAGACGTACGCCACCGAGACCGGCGCGTACATCCGCGAGCACTTCTTCGGTGACGACCCGCGGCTGCGGGACATGGTCAAGGACATGACCGACCAGCAGATCCTGCACCTGGGGCGCGGCGGTCACGACCACCGCAAGGTGTACGCGGCCTACGCGGCGGCCAAGGCGCACAAGGGCCAGCCGACCGTGATCCTCGCGCAGACGGTCAAGGGCTGGACGCTGGGGCCGAACTTCGAGGGCCGTAACGCGACCCACCAGATGAAGAAGCTCACGGTCGAGGACCTCAAGCGGTTCCGCGACCGGCTGCACATCCCGATCACCGACAAGCAGCTGGACGAGGGCTACCCGCCCTACTACCACCCGGGCCGCGACTCGGAGGAGATCCAGTACATGCACGACCGCCGCAACAGTCTGGGCGGCTATGTGCCGACCCGGGTGGTGCGTGCAAAGCCCCTGCCGCAGCCCGAGGAGAAGACGTACGCGGCTGCGAAGAAGGGTTCGGGTTCGCAGTCGATCGCCACCACCATGGCGTTCGTCCGCATCCTGAAGGACCTCATGCGGGACAAGGAGATCGGCAAGCGGTTCGTGCTGATCGCCCCCGATGAGTACCGCACGTTCGGCATGGACGCGTTCTTCCCGAGCGCGAAGATCTACAACCCGCTGGGTCAGCAGTACGAGGCGGTGGACCGCGATCTGCTGCTCGCGTACAAGGAGTCGCCGACGGGTCAGATGCTGCACGACGGCATCTCCGAGGCGGGCTGCACGGCCTCGCTGATCGCCGCCGGTTCGGCGTACGCGACGCACGGCGAGCCGCTGATCCCGGTGTACGTCTTCTACTCGATGTTCGGGTTCCAGCGCACCGGTGACCAGTTCTGGCAGATGGCCGACCAGCTCTCGCGCGGTTTCGTGCTGGGTGCGACCGCCGGGCGTACGACCCTGACCGGCGAGGGTCTCCAGCACGCGGACGGCCACTCGCAGCTGCTCGCCTCGACGAACCCGGGCTGTGTCTCCTACGACCCGGCCTTCGGGTACGAGATCGCGCACATCATGCAGGACGGGCTGCGCCGGATGTACGGCGAGGCGAACGAGGACGTCTTCTACTACCTCACCGTCTACAACGAGCCGATCCAGCACCCGGCCGAGCCGGAGAATGTGGACGTGGACGGCATCCTCAA carries:
- a CDS encoding phosphoribosyltransferase codes for the protein MSERARREEAVDVVWSGDWVAERLGVALEGDGELQGLLGLALRRNPKRAHLLVSNVLGKHVPQKPSVVYGAGYGLGERVRALLGDEEARRAVVLGYAETATGLGHAVADGLRDAPYLHSTRRPVAGVAPAGGFEESHSHATSHLLLPEDPELFAGGASALVLVDDEFSTGNTVLNTIRALHALHPRERYVIVALVDMRSAGDRDRLTAFAAEIGARVDLVTRAAGTVSLPDGVLERGRALVAAQEKEQEAQQTGARAGTRMETRAGGAGAGVATGRSGEAPEGPAPVTRVDLGWPAGVPDGGRHGFTPAHRAALEAALPGMAERIAAALDSGARRVLVLGFEELMYAPLRLGTALEALLGADAEVRYSTTTRSPVLAVDDPGYAIRTRLVFPAHDDPADGPGDRYAYNVAGAGFDAVVAVVDSTADTPGLHAPDGLPARLAAHTGQVLLAVVPSYTPPSVQEPAVLPEPLRGPDFSSYAPEDVGWLLQDLSDTELEAPTEEREEAIQSGGAHYAESLPVEYQPSAEYQALFTAALDASAARMARAVGTVTETVLAERGPRPVLVSLARAGTPVGVLMRHWARHRHGLDLPHYAISIVRGRGIDATALRWLAAHHDPADVVFVDGWTGKGAITRELAAAISAFEASSGITGFDPEIAVLADPGGCVRTYGTREDFLIPSACLNSTVSGLISRTVLRADLVGPDDFHGGKFYRELAESDVSGHFLDTVAARFDEVADEVDAAAKELLAADRAPTWEGWAAVERISEEYGIHDVNLVKPGVGETTRVLLRRVPWKILAKRGAGADLTHIRLLAEQRGVPVEEVDGLPYSCVGLIHPRFTRGATGADGKAVQGA
- a CDS encoding ATP/GTP-binding protein, which gives rise to MRHFGYISPAAREGLFFREPCEFSADSPASLLSVALGATLYSPATRPTLADDVMKQAGRGVVSMVLCLEDSIDDAEVVGAEANLVRQFTELAARDATGAGLPLLFVRVREPGQITDLVRRLGPSVRTLSGFVLPKFTEERGTLFLEALAEAEAACGRRLFAMPVLESPELLHLETRGEVLQGIARSVDKYRDRVLALRLGVTDFCSAYGLRRAPDMTAYDVQIVGSVIADVVNVLGRADGTGFTITGPVWEYFRRQERMFKPQLRRSPFLEGSAEELRTALIEHDLDGLLREIELDRANGLLGKTCIHPSHVAPVHALSVVSHEEFTDAQDILRPERGGGGVLRSAYTNKMNEVKPHRAWAERTLQRAEVFGVAGEDVGFVDLLAAGLAK
- a CDS encoding TetR family transcriptional regulator; the protein is MTHTMLKGSNVQVDATAVRAVLRWTPGADVPDVDASALLLGASGRVRSDEDFVFYNQPRHPSGLVRRLPKRSVAEGLTDTIEADLGGLDASVDQVVIAASSDGAAFASVPDLRILIFDAASADGEPLALFDVRPETGEETAIICGELYRRGEGWKFRAVGQGYPTGLIGLATAFGISVDDSETGDGAAEPAPAPAQQAPGAPHTAPAPTPDSQATVQHRQPAYGYPPPVAPPAVPPVAPPAAPPVPAPPPAAPQPAYGYPQGAGAPPAYGYPQPAAAAAHAPDPHFVLPPQGPQFIRS
- a CDS encoding Tellurium resistance; translation: MGFFDGLWPARAAQFDSGNGTSSAVVLSKRNATVSLSKQGALSGNLRVNLSWRMRTSDIEGRSRQSGRLRRPLQLFQPEVVQAHTQGVVNVDLDLGCMYELTDGTKGVVQPLGNLLGDLNSPPYIRLSGDDRFGAPSGETVYVNLDQRDQFKRLLFFVYIYDRTPAFDRTHAKITLYPGNGPRIEIELDERAPQARSCAVFTMENVKGELIVRREVKFVYGFQSELDRLYGYGMQWGRGYKSRT
- a CDS encoding chemical-damaging agent resistance protein C: MGVTLAKGGNVSLSKVAPNLTQVLVGLGWDARSTTGADFDLDASALLCQSGRVLGDEWFVFYNNLTSPDGSVEHTGDNLTGEGDGDDESVIVRLDQVPAHCDKIVFPVSIHDADNRGQAFGQVSNAFIRVVNQADGQELARYDLSEDASTETAMIFGELYRYQGEWKFRAVGQGYASGLRGIALDFGVNVS
- a CDS encoding chemical-damaging agent resistance protein C, with product MGVSLSKGGNVSLTKAAPNLTAVIVGLGWDARTTTGGDFDLDASALLANAEGKVAADGNFVFFNNLKSPDGSVEHTGDNLTGEGEGDDEVIKVNLAGVPADVDKIVFPVSIYEAESRQQSFGQVRNAYIRVVNQADNTELARYDLSEDASTETAMVFGELYRNGAEWKFRAIGQGYASGLRGIAQDFGVNV
- a CDS encoding peroxiredoxin, encoding MAIEVGTEAPDFELKDNHGRTVKLSQFRGEKNVVLLFYPFAFTGVCTGELCALRDELPRFENDDTQLLAVSNDSIHTLRVFAEQEGLEYPLLSDFWPHGETSRAYGVFDEDKGCAVRGTFIIDKAGTVRWSVVNGLPDARDLNDYVKALEAL
- a CDS encoding pyruvate dehydrogenase (acetyl-transferring), homodimeric type, which produces MASGSDRNPIIIGGLPSQVPDFDPEETREWLDSLDAAVDERGRERARYLMLRLIERAREKRVAVPEMRSTDYVNTIATKDEPFFPGDEEIERKVLNATRWNAAVMVSRAQRPGIGVGGHIATFASSASLYDVGFNHFFRGKDQGDGGDQIFFQGHASPGIYARAFLLDRLSEAQLDAFRQEKSKAPNGLSSYPHPRLMPDFWEFPTVSMGLGPLGAIYQARMNRYMEARGIADTSKSHVWAYLGDGEMDEPESLGQLSIAAREGLDNLTFVVNCNLQRLDGPVRGNGKIIQELESQFRGAGWNVIKLVWDRSWDPLLAQDRTGILVNKLNTTPDGQFQTYATETGAYIREHFFGDDPRLRDMVKDMTDQQILHLGRGGHDHRKVYAAYAAAKAHKGQPTVILAQTVKGWTLGPNFEGRNATHQMKKLTVEDLKRFRDRLHIPITDKQLDEGYPPYYHPGRDSEEIQYMHDRRNSLGGYVPTRVVRAKPLPQPEEKTYAAAKKGSGSQSIATTMAFVRILKDLMRDKEIGKRFVLIAPDEYRTFGMDAFFPSAKIYNPLGQQYEAVDRDLLLAYKESPTGQMLHDGISEAGCTASLIAAGSAYATHGEPLIPVYVFYSMFGFQRTGDQFWQMADQLSRGFVLGATAGRTTLTGEGLQHADGHSQLLASTNPGCVSYDPAFGYEIAHIMQDGLRRMYGEANEDVFYYLTVYNEPIQHPAEPENVDVDGILKGVYRFKQGEAGEIPAQILASGVAVPWAVEAQKILAEEWNVKADVWSATSWNELRREAVDVERYNLLHPEEEQRVPYVTRKLDGAEGPFVAVSDWMRSVPDQIARWVPGTYQSLGADGFGFADTRGAARRFFHIDAQSIVLAVLTELAKEGKIDRSALKTALDRYDLLDVAAADPGAAGGDA